A genomic stretch from Flavobacterium nitratireducens includes:
- a CDS encoding lysophospholipid acyltransferase family protein — translation MQFLAFIFAYPFLWFISILPFRIFYLISDLIYLVVYYVIGYRKKTVKENLKMTFPNLTDKERLQIEKKFYHHFCDLFMEMVKTMTISSEEMQKRFKITNLELLEEFEAKNRSIMVLASHYASWEWLIAINLKSSYQGVGVYKEIANRYFDKLVKDIRSEYKTELVSTIKTIPLMANNQRKGILSLYGMVSDQSPKTAQIAHWESFMGIETPVHIGPELLSKKYNLNVVFAKVRKVKRGYYEATLIPITDEPKSLPNYEIIHRYIKEVEKQIYEAPEYYFWTHKRWKHKKS, via the coding sequence ATGCAATTTTTAGCTTTTATATTCGCTTACCCATTTCTTTGGTTCATATCCATATTACCCTTCAGAATTTTTTATTTGATTTCTGACCTTATTTATTTAGTGGTTTATTATGTGATAGGTTATCGTAAAAAAACGGTAAAAGAAAATCTGAAAATGACTTTCCCAAATCTTACGGATAAAGAGCGATTGCAAATTGAAAAGAAATTTTACCATCATTTTTGTGATTTATTTATGGAAATGGTCAAAACAATGACCATTTCATCCGAAGAAATGCAGAAAAGATTTAAAATTACCAATCTTGAACTTTTAGAAGAATTTGAAGCTAAAAACCGTAGTATAATGGTTTTAGCTTCACATTATGCTAGTTGGGAATGGTTAATTGCCATAAATCTTAAATCATCTTATCAAGGTGTAGGAGTGTATAAAGAAATTGCTAATCGTTATTTTGACAAACTCGTTAAAGACATACGCTCTGAATACAAAACAGAATTAGTATCTACTATCAAAACCATACCTTTAATGGCTAATAATCAACGAAAAGGTATCTTGTCTTTGTACGGAATGGTTAGTGACCAATCTCCTAAAACTGCACAAATTGCACATTGGGAAAGTTTCATGGGTATTGAAACCCCAGTACACATTGGGCCTGAATTATTATCAAAAAAATACAATCTAAATGTTGTTTTTGCCAAGGTAAGAAAAGTAAAAAGAGGCTATTATGAAGCTACTTTAATCCCAATAACAGACGAACCTAAATCACTACCTAATTACGAAATCATTCACCGCTATATCAAGGAAGTAGAAAAACAAATTTACGAAGCTCCTGAATATTATTTCTGGACTCACAAAAGATGGAAACATAAAAAATCATAA